A window of Zingiber officinale cultivar Zhangliang chromosome 5A, Zo_v1.1, whole genome shotgun sequence contains these coding sequences:
- the LOC121979848 gene encoding uncharacterized protein LOC121979848 produces MKNGIRCFLSCFLPCGTLDVVRVVHPSGRVDEIAAPVTAADVMLTHPNHAVLHHPPAALLPPHARLHRGRIYFLVPVGSHKAAQLPRAHAPAKSKSANGWGGEKDGGEKSAPEQLSRDHRSRRGGRVGAWRPHLESIVEISTIEFN; encoded by the coding sequence ATGAAGAACGGAATCAGGTGTTTCTTATCTTGTTTCCTGCCATGCGGCACCCTCGACGTCGTCCGCGTCGTCCACCCCAGCGGCCGCGTCGACGAGATCGCCGCCCCGGTCACCGCCGCCGACGTCATGCTCACGCACCCGAACCACGCCGTCCTCCACCACCCGCCCGCCGCGCTGCTCCCGCCCCACGCCCGCCTGCACCGAGGCCGGATCTACTTCCTCGTCCCCGTCGGCTCCCACAAGGCCGCGCAGCTGCCTCGCGCCCACGCGCCGGCGAAGAGCAAGAGCGCGAACGGCTGGGGCGGGGAGAAGGACGGCGGAGAGAAGAGCGCGCCGGAGCAGTTGAGCAGGGATCACCGGAGCCGGCGAGGCGGGAGGGTCGGGGCGTGGCGGCCGCATTTGGAGAGCATCGTCGAGATCTCAACGATCGAATTTAATTAG